Proteins encoded within one genomic window of Triticum aestivum cultivar Chinese Spring chromosome 2D, IWGSC CS RefSeq v2.1, whole genome shotgun sequence:
- the LOC123053258 gene encoding non-specific lipid-transfer protein 4: MSMRSLLVLALVVAAAACLAAPRGAHGAGECGKTPADKMALKLAPCASAGQDPKSAPSSGCCTAVHTIGKQSPKCLCAVMLSDTAKSAGIKPEVAMSIPKRCNLVDRPVGYKCGAYTLP, from the exons ATGTCGATGAGGAGTCTGCTGGTGCTCGCTCTGGTGGTCGCGGCCGCGGCGTGCCTCGCGGCGCCGCGCGGCGCGCACGGGGCCGGCGAGTGCGGGAAGACGCCGGCGGACAAGATGGCGCTGAAGCTGGCGCCGTGCGCGTCGGCGGGGCAGGACCCCAAGTCGGCGCCGTCCAGCGGGTGCTGCACGGCTGTACACACCATCGGCAAGCAGAGCCCCAAGTGCCTCTGCGCCGTCATGCTCTCCGACACCGCCAAGAGCGCCGGCATCAAGCCGGAGGTCGCCATGTCCATCCCCAAGCGCTGCAACCTCGTCGACCGCCCTGTCGGCTACAAGTGCGGAG CTTACACTCTGCCGTGA
- the LOC123053257 gene encoding non-specific lipid transfer protein GPI-anchored 1, translating into MRSLISVSAAALVLAAVLAAAPRLAGGQDECGATPPDQEALKLVPCVAAGKDPDSKPSDRCCAAVKEIGERSPACLCAVLLSKIVRRVGVKPEVAITIPKRCDLADRPIGYKCGDYTMPSLQLKD; encoded by the exons ATGAGATCCCTGATCTCGGTGTCCGCGGCCGCGCTGGtcctcgccgccgtcctcgccgccgcgccgcggcTCGCGGGGGGGCAGGACGAGTGCGGCGCCACCCCGCCGGACCAGGAGGCCCTGAAGCTGGTGCCGTGCGTGGCGGCGGGGAAGGACCCGGACTCCAAGCCTTCGGACCGCTGCTGCGCAGCGGTGAAGGAGATCGGGGAGAGGAGCCCCGCGTGCCTCTGCGCGGTGCTGCTCTCCAAGATCGTGCGCCGGGTCGGGGTCAAGCCGGAGGTGGCCATCACCATCCCCAAGCGCTGCGACCTGGCCGACCGCCCCATCGGCTACAAGTGCGGCG ACTACACCATGCCCAGCCTGCAGCTGAAGGACTGA
- the LOC123053256 gene encoding uncharacterized protein, with protein MAAPALPLANHAAPTATARYLHRNLQLLQPKRQLPPGFLAARPLRQPRRALSAVPETKEEDAKTAEEITEKYGLEVGLWKIFSSKEEEGGEEGEEGKPKKSRTEQAKELLGKYGGAYLATSITLSLISFTACYLLINAGVDVQQLLGKIGIATDETGGKVGTFALAYAAHKAASPIRFPPTVALTPVVANWIGKITKGGD; from the exons ATGGCCGCGCCAGCTCTCCCCCTTGCCAACCACGCCGCTCCCACGGCCACGGCCAGGTACCTCCACCGCAACCTCCAGTTACTGCAGCCCAAGCGGCAGCTCCCGCCCGGCTTCCTCGCCGCTCGGCCTCTCCGGCAGCCGCGCCGGGCGCTCTCCGCCGTGCCGGAAACCAAGGAGGAGGACGCCAAGACGGCCGAGGAGATCACCGAGAAGTACGGCCTCGAGGTCGGCCTCTGGAAG ATATTTAGctcgaaggaggaggagggaggcgaggaaggggaggaggggaagcCGAAGAAGTCGAGAACGGAGCAGGCCAAGGAGCTCCTGGGCAAGTACGGCGGCGCGTACCTGGCCACCTCGATCACGCTCTCGCTCATCTCCTTCACCGCCTGCTACCTCCTCATCAACGCCGGCGTCGACGTCCAGCAGCTGCTCGGCAAG ATTGGGATCGCCACGGACGAGACCGGAGGGAAGGTGGGGACATTCGCGCTGGCCTACGCCGCGCATAAGGCCGCGTCGCCGATAAGGTTCCCGCCGACTGTGGCGCTCACGCCGGTGGTGGCCAACTGGATAGGGAAGATCACCAAGGGAGGCGACTGA
- the LOC123053255 gene encoding transcription factor E2FA produces the protein MSGGGRPQAAQQIVQSVQKCVPLAPERPPFAVPAEYHRFPLPPSSSAPAAASRGSAGGDVEEGIIIRTPLKRKAPCGESDAIESTEWMITSPGFTEGVSSPHMTPVSGKAARTYKSKAKGSKDGLQTPISNAGSPGTPLTPGSSRAEHSLGELTKKFISLLKQAEDGILDLNNVAEILVVKKRRIYDITNVLEGIGLLEKKLKNRIRWRGLDDSGANLDNEISVLETELENLKLQEKALDNRISEMHEKVRELTEEENNQRWLYLTEDDIKGLPCFQNETLIAIKAPHGTTLEVPDPDEAGDYIQRRYTIVIRSTMGSIDLYLVSKFEENMEELVGVATPPRHANVAEPASTDGFIATEAGQSSRSKDKLPNIQHIHRTPDLNAQDFGGMAKITPEFHVDADYYLLTDGDASSITDMWRTAPEVQWDQFLAEEATAPRTPQQQPAVVGKSTAVGPTCG, from the exons ATGTCGGGAGGCGGCCGGCCGCAGGCCGCGCAGCAGATCGTGCAATCGGTGCAGAAGTGCGTTCCGCTGGCCCCGGAGCGTCCGCCCTTCGCCGTCCCCGCCGAATACCACCGGTTCCCCttgccgccgtcctcctccgcccCGGCAGCAGCATCCCGGGGCAGCGCTGGCGGCGATGTCGAGGAGGGGATCATCATCAGGACGCCC CTAAAAAGAAAAGCTCCATGTGGAGAAAGTGATGCCATTGAGTCAACTGAATGGATGATAACCAGCCCTGGGTTTACTGAAGGAGTTAGCAGTCCACATATGACCCCTGTCTCTGGAAAAGCTGCTAGGACATACAAATCAAAGGCTAAAGGCAGCAAAGATGGACTGCAGACCCCTATATCAAATGCTG GTTCACCTGGTACTCCACTCACTCCTGGTTCTTCCCGCGCTGAACATTCATTAG GGGAATTGACTAAAAAGTTCATCAGTTTGCTCAAGCAGGCTGAAGATGGCATTTTAGATTTGAATAATGTTGCAGAGATATTAGTG GTTAAAAAAAGACGCATATACGACATTACAAATGTCCTTGAAGGAATTGGGCTGTTAGAAAAGAAGCTTAAGAACAGAATCCGTTGGAG GGGTTTGGATGACTCAGGAGCTAACTTAGACAATGAAATTTCAGTTTTGGAG ACAGAACTTGAAAATCTTAAACTCCAAGAAAAAGCATTGGATAATCGTATAAG TGAAATGCATGAAAAGGTGAGGGAGTTAACTGAAGAGGAGAACAATCAGAG GTGGCTATACCTTACCGAGGATGACATCAAGGGATTGCCCTGCTTTCAG AATGAAACACTAATCGCGATAAAAGCACCTCATGGCACTACACTGGAAGTACCAGATCCTGATGAG GCTGGTGATTATATCCAAAGGAGATACACAATCGTAATAAGGAGTACAATGGGTTCCATCGATCTTTACCTGGTTAG TAAATTTGAGGAAAACATGGAAGAGCTGGTTGGTGTCGCAACGCCTCCAAGGCACGCAAATGTGGCAGAACCTGCCTCCACAGACGGATTCATAGCAACAGAAGCTGGACAAAGCAGCAGATCAAAGGACAAGTTGCCGAATATTCAGCATATCCACAGAACTCCAGATCTAAATGCTCAAGACTTTGGGGGGATGGCAAAGATAACTCCAGAATTTCAT GTTGATGCTGACTACTACCTTCTCACTGACGGTGATGCCAGCAGCATTACAGATATGTGGAGAACAGCAC CAGAAGTGCAGTGGGATCAGTTCTTAGCTGAAGAGGCAACCGCCCCTCGCACACCCCAGCAACAGCCAGCAGTTGTCGGTAAATCTACAGCTGTAGGCCCAACCTGTGGATAG